The segment TCACTCGTTTATGGCATGTTGGCCCTCGGGACATTTCTTTCTGGCATTCGTCAAGTCATTTTCATCGTGGTATTCCCCGTCACTCTTTTCGGCACATCATAGGCCTCACCATCAGATGCCGAATCCGCTTCAACCGGAATCGAAGAAGGATCAAAAAGCAAGGTCGCTATGAAGGCTGCGCCGGTTATCCCTGTCTGTGGTAACTCTGACACCTTTAGCTTCATCGAAAGGTTAAGGGGCCACGCTTCGTTAAACAGGCTAGCTACAAAACTACAATCGTTAAAGAGCACGGACTCGATGGCTCTAAAGAAAGAGCTACCTCACCTCAAGTAGTCACTGCCACTTCTAGCTAGCAGACCCTAGGGAGGAAGTTGGAAAAGATGTTTTCTATTAACCATTAACCGGCGGAGTCATCGGGCGGGATCTTCTCCTTCGGCGATGGCTGGCTTTCATGTTCATAAGTTCTCTTTGTCTCATACCTTGCTAATGGTTAACTATTCCGGTTCTATTCTTGAATCGTAGTGAGCTTGCCTCAGAGCACCGAGCAAACAGCTAGCCAGCTTCTCCTACAATTAATGCTCTACAGCTTTGTAATTTCCTTCCCTAGCTTTGGGATTAGCTAAGAGTTTTGCTTACAGCTTGCATTTAACGAATGGAATTTCTAGAATAACCAGTGGGTTACTCTTTCTAGGGAACTCGAATTTCACATATTGAGGGATTTCCCAGACGACTGACAGAGAATTACCTCCTTACTGGTGTGTTCATTTCCTACTCTATTTCCTAGCAGCATttcaaaatagaaaagaaagattTCATGAATACCTGGTAATTTACGGGCTTGCTGGAGAATCTGAATTTCCTTACTCATTCCGAGAATAGCCTTTATTGAGTGGGTACTTTGTAATTTcatctgaagaagaagaaactaaACTCGTACCAGACTGATTGGAGCATGTTAATGAAACTCAAGGGAGTGATGAGATAATGgccattgtttttttttatagTATTATTATAGTGACTGATTGTGTGGTGTTCAGTGTACTGAAGATCGAGAAAAGCGGATTTCTCCCTAAAATATCATCATCGTCTTTGTGAAAGTATGGAATTCTCACCAAGAGCTGCGGAACTCACGACTCTATTAGAAAGTAGAATGACCAACTTTTACACGAATTTTCAAGTGGATGAGATCGGTCGAGTGGTCTCAGTTGGAGATGGGATTGCACGTGTTTACGGATTGAACGAGATTCAAGCAGGAGAAATGGTGGAATTTGCCAGCGGTGTGAAAGGAATAGCCTTGAATCTTGAGAATGAGAATGTAGGTATTGTTGTCTTTGGTAGTGATACCGCTATTAAAGAAGGAGATCTTGTCAAGCGCACTGGATCTATTGTGGATGTTCCTGCGGGAAAGGCCATGTTAGGCCGTGTGGTCGACGCCTTGGGAGTACCTATTGATGGAAAAGGGGCTCTAAGCGATCACGAACGAAGACGTGTCGAAGTGAAAGCCCCAGGGATTATTGAACGTAAATCTGTCCACGAACCTATGCAAACAGGCTTAAAAGCAGTGGATAGCCTGGTTCCTATAGGCCGTGGTCAACGAGAACTTATAATCGGGGACAGACAAACTGGAAAAACAGCAATAGCTATCGATACTATATTAAACCAAAAGCAAATGAACTCAAGGGGCACAAATGAGAGTGAGACATTGTATTGTGTCTATGTTGCGATTGGACAAAAACGCTCGACTGTGGCACAATTAGTTCAAATTCTTTCAGAAGCGAATGCTTTGGAATATTCCATTCTTGTAGCAGCCACCGCTTCGGATCCTGCTCCTCTGCAATTTCTGGCCCCATATTCTGGGTGTGCCATGGGGGAATATTTCCGCGATAATGGAATGCATGCATTAATTATATATGATGATCTAAGTAAACAGGCGGGTGGCATATCGACAAATGTCATTATTGTTACGCCGACCACCAGGCCGTGAGGCTTTCCCCGGGGATGTTTTCTATTTACATTCCCGTCTCTTAGAAAGAGCCGCTAAACGATCGGACCAGACAGGTGCAGGTAGCTTGACTGCGTTACCCGTGATTGAAACACAAGCTGGAGACGTATCGGCCTATATCCCCACCAATGTGATCTCCATTACAGATGGACAAATCTGTTTGGAAACAGAGCTCTTTTATCGCGGAATTAGACCCGCTATTAACGTTGGCTTATCCGTCAGTCGCGTCGGGTCTGCCGCTCAGTTGAAAGCTATGAAACAAGTCTGCGGTAGTTCAAAACTGGAATTGGCACAATATCGCGAAGTGGCCGCCTTCGCTCAATTTGGGTCAGACCTTGATGCTGCGACTCAGGCATTACTCAATAGAGGTGCAAGGCTTACAGAAGTGCCCAAACAACCACAATATGAGCCACTTCCAATTGAAAAACAAATTGTTGTGATTTATGCTGCTGTCAACGGCTTCTGTGATCGAATGCCACTAGACAGAATTTCTCAATATGAGAAAGCCATTCTAAGTACTATTAATCCTGAATTACTAAAATCCTTCTTAGAAAAAGGTGGCTTAA is part of the Panicum virgatum strain AP13 unplaced genomic scaffold, P.virgatum_v5 scaffold_3089, whole genome shotgun sequence genome and harbors:
- the LOC120694097 gene encoding LOW QUALITY PROTEIN: ATP synthase subunit alpha, mitochondrial (The sequence of the model RefSeq protein was modified relative to this genomic sequence to represent the inferred CDS: deleted 1 base in 1 codon) translates to MEFSPRAAELTTLLESRMTNFYTNFQVDEIGRVVSVGDGIARVYGLNEIQAGEMVEFASGVKGIALNLENENVGIVVFGSDTAIKEGDLVKRTGSIVDVPAGKAMLGRVVDALGVPIDGKGALSDHERRRVEVKAPGIIERKSVHEPMQTGLKAVDSLVPIGRGQRELIIGDRQTGKTAIAIDTILNQKQMNSRGTNESETLYCVYVAIGQKRSTVAQLVQILSEANALEYSILVAATASDPAPLQFLAPYSGCAMGEYFRDNGMHALIIYDDLSKQAVAYRQMSLLLRRPPGREAFPGDVFYLHSRLLERAAKRSDQTGAGSLTALPVIETQAGDVSAYIPTNVISITDGQICLETELFYRGIRPAINVGLSVSRVGSAAQLKAMKQVCGSSKLELAQYREVAAFAQFGSDLDAATQALLNRGARLTEVPKQPQYEPLPIEKQIVVIYAAVNGFCDRMPLDRISQYEKAILSTINPELLKSFLEKGGLTNERKMEPDASLKESALPYL